The following are from one region of the Sandaracinus amylolyticus genome:
- a CDS encoding FHA domain-containing protein — translation MNCKNCGRQNPSGSLYCQDCGHRLGDWVPPERPGKMPTPPTGIARQREGAPAAPAMQVCPRCGSANATHMRFCNNCGFQLGGAAQGAPAAAPAPQPAPAYAFSPPQPQPAFSPPAFSPPVSSSAGSVCWRCRAAGDAGAEFCKFCGARYADDPSRAAPAAPFAGSTVGSAIAAYAAAAPPAHNGAAPMPQMGAAPMGMASPIAMHGAPAPVMSPAPAQPMPVSAPRAREATQLESQSPRVEGAPRALLVAILKDGSDGRVYPIHDEQTDIGRSEGHLVLADDPYLSARHARVLVRGDQLVLRDLDSVNGIYVRLREPVDLHDADMILLGQQVVRFEVLAESELPLGPATHRGVLVFGTPEVPRIARLVQYTTEGVGRDVHYLYRDETVIGREQGDIVCTDDPFMSRRHAAITVDRSQRRFVLRDLGSSNGTAIRIRGERALRPGDQFRIGRHLFRYDRPGDPAGGRAQA, via the coding sequence ATGAACTGCAAGAACTGCGGTCGGCAGAACCCGTCCGGCAGCCTCTACTGCCAGGACTGCGGGCACCGGCTCGGGGATTGGGTTCCGCCGGAGCGACCGGGGAAGATGCCGACGCCTCCGACCGGCATCGCGCGCCAGAGAGAAGGCGCGCCCGCGGCGCCCGCGATGCAGGTGTGCCCGCGATGCGGCAGCGCGAACGCGACGCACATGCGGTTCTGCAACAACTGCGGGTTCCAGCTCGGCGGAGCCGCCCAGGGCGCGCCCGCGGCGGCACCTGCGCCGCAGCCCGCACCGGCGTACGCGTTCTCTCCTCCGCAGCCTCAGCCTGCGTTCTCGCCGCCTGCGTTCTCGCCGCCGGTCTCGTCGAGCGCGGGGTCGGTGTGCTGGCGATGTCGCGCGGCGGGTGATGCGGGCGCGGAGTTCTGCAAGTTCTGCGGTGCGCGCTACGCGGACGATCCTTCGCGCGCGGCGCCCGCCGCGCCCTTCGCGGGGTCGACGGTGGGCTCGGCGATCGCGGCGTACGCGGCGGCCGCGCCGCCTGCGCACAACGGCGCCGCGCCGATGCCGCAGATGGGCGCGGCACCGATGGGCATGGCGTCGCCGATCGCGATGCACGGCGCGCCCGCGCCGGTGATGTCGCCCGCGCCCGCGCAGCCGATGCCGGTCTCCGCACCGCGCGCGAGAGAGGCCACGCAGCTCGAGTCGCAGTCTCCGAGGGTCGAGGGTGCGCCGCGCGCGCTGCTCGTCGCGATCCTCAAGGACGGCTCGGACGGTCGCGTCTATCCGATCCACGACGAGCAGACCGACATCGGGCGCAGCGAGGGGCACCTCGTGCTCGCCGACGATCCGTATCTCTCCGCGCGCCACGCGCGCGTGCTGGTGCGCGGCGATCAGCTCGTCCTGCGCGACCTCGACAGCGTGAACGGGATCTACGTGCGGCTGCGCGAGCCGGTCGATCTCCACGATGCCGACATGATCCTGCTCGGGCAGCAGGTCGTGCGCTTCGAGGTGCTCGCGGAGAGCGAGCTCCCGCTCGGTCCCGCCACGCATCGCGGGGTGCTCGTGTTCGGGACCCCCGAGGTCCCGCGCATCGCCCGGCTCGTCCAGTACACGACGGAAGGTGTTGGACGCGACGTGCACTACCTGTATCGTGACGAGACCGTGATCGGGCGCGAGCAGGGGGACATCGTGTGCACCGACGATCCCTTCATGTCGCGGCGACATGCGGCGATCACCGTCGACCGCTCGCAGCGACGCTTCGTGCTGCGCGATCTCGGCTCGTCGAACGGCACGGCGATCCGCATCCGCGGTGAGCGCGCGCTGCGCCCCGGGGACCAGTTCCGGATCGGCCGGCACCTCTTCCGATACGATCGACCCGGCGATCCTGCCGGAGGGCGCGCACAGGCATGA
- a CDS encoding Stp1/IreP family PP2C-type Ser/Thr phosphatase → MSDPRNAAAGAGEGAKGAEGGAAPEARGTGSSLTDAVVAALANVSTPPPAPAPPTESGTHGTNHSANDVAPVSQTVITGGDATEKTIVDAPEVERPSGEATAARSTSAREDDATEPSPIQAPVPHDAPRPSDAPGPSDAPGSSDAAPSDAAPSDVAPNDATERVATVQSTEGTLISSSEGEPTVRLGGAVVQHLTPESAKDAPEGIVIQYYGRTDVGLVREHNEDNFLVVDLSQERRGLGETPAILKTTLGDRGLVLAVCDGMGGAAAGEVASQMAVDTIHEVMQAGNPPKDRDQFARRLVRAVEEAGARIFSAAKMDRTRRGMGTTATVAGMIDSTLFVGQVGDSRAYVLRGDQFALITKDQSLVNQLIEAGQLTEEEAEAFEHSNIILQALGTTEEVTVDLTFLELRRGDRLLMCSDGLSGLVHGDMMREVLKSSRDLSEAAQQLIAMANAGGGHDNITVIVAEFDGATLRPASNEVRVAYQQYPLPPADPADAEPLPPRPTTIKSGGPKPGADVKVEPTRDDASGAEGGASGRWWVAGLVLLLILVCVAAVIVLMDTGEHTSAADVAPTTRVTIESTVSSRPPSAAARVAYGRVAVATDVEEGVLYVDGIARSGAPTATLTLPTGEHRLEVRQGEVRIAEARVTIEADTETRVDLTMPAGAIPGGEELAATAPATTPVVAPVHAQQPAVRARAESSQARPMPAQAPAEPGSVL, encoded by the coding sequence ATGAGCGATCCCCGGAATGCTGCCGCAGGCGCCGGGGAGGGCGCGAAGGGCGCCGAGGGCGGAGCTGCGCCCGAGGCGCGCGGCACCGGCTCCTCGCTGACCGACGCGGTGGTGGCAGCGCTCGCGAACGTGAGCACGCCTCCGCCCGCGCCGGCTCCGCCGACCGAGAGCGGCACCCACGGCACGAACCACTCCGCGAACGACGTCGCGCCGGTCAGCCAGACCGTCATCACCGGCGGCGACGCGACGGAGAAGACGATCGTCGACGCGCCCGAGGTGGAGCGGCCGTCGGGCGAGGCGACCGCAGCGCGCTCGACGTCGGCGCGCGAGGACGACGCGACGGAGCCATCGCCGATCCAGGCCCCGGTTCCGCACGATGCCCCCCGGCCGAGCGATGCCCCCGGCCCGAGCGATGCTCCCGGCTCGAGCGATGCCGCGCCCAGCGATGCCGCTCCGAGCGATGTCGCCCCGAACGATGCGACCGAGCGCGTCGCGACGGTGCAGTCGACCGAGGGCACGCTGATCAGCTCCAGCGAGGGCGAGCCCACGGTGCGCCTCGGCGGCGCGGTGGTGCAGCACCTGACGCCCGAGAGCGCGAAGGACGCGCCCGAGGGGATCGTCATCCAGTACTACGGCCGCACCGACGTCGGCCTCGTGCGCGAGCACAACGAGGACAACTTCCTCGTCGTCGATCTCTCCCAGGAGCGTCGTGGTCTCGGTGAGACGCCGGCGATCCTCAAGACGACGCTGGGCGATCGCGGGCTCGTGCTCGCGGTGTGCGACGGCATGGGCGGCGCGGCGGCGGGCGAGGTCGCGTCGCAGATGGCCGTCGACACGATCCACGAGGTCATGCAGGCGGGCAATCCGCCGAAGGATCGTGATCAGTTCGCGCGTCGTCTGGTGCGCGCAGTGGAAGAGGCGGGCGCGCGCATCTTCTCGGCGGCGAAGATGGACCGCACGCGTCGTGGCATGGGCACGACCGCGACCGTCGCCGGGATGATCGACTCGACGCTCTTCGTCGGGCAGGTCGGCGACAGCCGCGCGTACGTGCTGCGCGGCGATCAGTTCGCGCTGATCACGAAGGACCAGTCGCTCGTCAACCAGCTCATCGAGGCCGGGCAGCTCACCGAAGAAGAGGCCGAGGCCTTCGAGCACTCGAACATCATCCTGCAGGCGCTCGGGACGACCGAGGAGGTCACGGTCGACCTCACGTTCCTCGAGCTGCGCCGCGGGGATCGCCTGCTGATGTGCTCGGACGGGCTCTCGGGCCTCGTCCACGGCGACATGATGCGCGAGGTGCTCAAGAGCTCGCGCGATCTGAGCGAGGCCGCGCAGCAGCTCATCGCGATGGCGAACGCGGGCGGCGGTCACGACAACATCACCGTGATCGTCGCGGAGTTCGACGGCGCGACGCTGCGTCCCGCGTCGAACGAGGTGCGCGTCGCGTACCAGCAGTATCCGCTGCCTCCTGCGGATCCCGCGGATGCCGAGCCGCTCCCGCCGCGTCCCACGACGATCAAGTCGGGCGGTCCGAAGCCGGGCGCCGACGTGAAGGTCGAGCCCACGCGCGACGACGCGTCGGGCGCCGAGGGCGGCGCGAGCGGTCGCTGGTGGGTCGCGGGGCTCGTGCTGCTGCTGATCCTCGTGTGCGTGGCGGCGGTGATCGTGCTGATGGACACCGGCGAGCACACGAGCGCGGCCGACGTCGCGCCGACCACGCGGGTGACGATCGAGAGCACGGTGTCGAGCCGTCCGCCGAGCGCGGCGGCGCGCGTTGCCTACGGGCGCGTCGCGGTCGCGACCGACGTCGAAGAGGGCGTGCTCTACGTCGATGGGATCGCGCGCTCGGGCGCGCCGACCGCGACGCTGACGCTGCCCACGGGCGAGCACCGGCTCGAGGTGCGGCAGGGCGAGGTCCGCATCGCGGAAGCGCGCGTGACGATCGAGGCCGACACCGAGACGCGTGTGGATCTCACGATGCCGGCGGGCGCGATTCCGGGAGGCGAAGAGCTCGCGGCGACCGCGCCGGCGACGACGCCGGTGGTCGCGCCGGTGCACGCGCAGCAGCCGGCCGTGCGAGCGCGGGCCGAGAGCTCGCAGGCGCGGCCGATGCCGGCGCAGGCGCCTGCGGAGCCCGGCTCGGTCCTCTGA
- a CDS encoding FHA domain-containing protein produces the protein MLRLQQTFGAHAGRVREVDQDVVRFGRLPTNDYAFDPHADLDASGNHAEIRKENGRYVLVDVGSRNGTLVNGRPVQRHVLEGGEEIEFGTGGPRVRVEITAQASTGRGAPTAPATPIAPIDVPVSPQGPTAFAPPIGGAAVPTPQWPASSPPFGPPVAAVPPSAVPLPPSAVPPSAAPPPMVLSPAPIPPGGSPKLYGQKTVDLMIQSAVAASSPGAGTPAPIPPSAAHDTAYIRKIADDAAGKKSRPMVFVLAIVLALFLVVLCGVSGIIAVLWLRAYGSAL, from the coding sequence ATGCTCCGCTTGCAGCAGACGTTCGGCGCGCACGCGGGCCGCGTTCGCGAAGTCGATCAGGACGTCGTGCGCTTCGGGCGACTGCCGACGAACGACTACGCGTTCGATCCGCACGCGGACCTCGACGCGTCGGGCAACCACGCCGAGATCCGCAAGGAGAACGGGCGCTACGTGCTCGTCGACGTGGGCAGCCGCAACGGCACGCTCGTCAACGGGCGTCCGGTGCAGCGACACGTGCTCGAGGGCGGCGAGGAGATCGAGTTCGGCACCGGCGGCCCGCGCGTGCGCGTGGAGATCACGGCGCAGGCGTCGACGGGACGCGGCGCACCGACCGCGCCTGCGACGCCGATCGCGCCGATCGACGTGCCGGTGTCGCCACAAGGACCGACCGCCTTCGCGCCGCCGATCGGCGGGGCCGCGGTGCCGACCCCGCAGTGGCCAGCGTCATCGCCGCCGTTCGGGCCGCCGGTCGCGGCGGTGCCACCGAGCGCAGTGCCACTGCCGCCGAGCGCGGTGCCACCGAGCGCAGCGCCGCCGCCGATGGTGCTCTCGCCGGCGCCGATCCCACCGGGCGGATCGCCGAAGCTCTACGGGCAGAAGACCGTCGATCTGATGATCCAGTCGGCGGTCGCTGCATCGAGCCCGGGCGCGGGCACGCCCGCGCCGATCCCACCGAGCGCCGCGCACGACACCGCGTACATCCGGAAGATCGCGGACGATGCCGCGGGCAAGAAGTCGCGGCCGATGGTGTTCGTGCTCGCGATCGTGCTCGCGCTCTTCCTGGTCGTGCTCTGCGGCGTGTCCGGGATCATCGCGGTGCTCTGGCTGCGCGCGTACGGAAGCGCGCTCTAG
- a CDS encoding phospho-sugar mutase encodes MTTDDLRARAQAWIADDPDTAMRDELSALMIAGDWKEIADRFAGRLEFGTAGLRGVLGAGPNRMNRAVVRAASAGLCAYLEQTTSDAKERGITIGYDGRRLSLELARETVEVATARGFRVHLFESVEPTPVLAFACKRMNAAAGVMVTASHNPPEYNGYKVYWGNGAQIVPPHDVGIAAAIDAVGPLMNVPLLPFEQAKANGLVTMLGKDLEDEYHTEIQKLLVAPTTPRDLRIAYTALHGVGDRHVRRALATAGFTSVHSVASQAEPDGAFPTVRFPNPEEQGAMDAVLELAREVDAEVVLANDPDADRLAVAVRTAPGSYVQLTGNEVGCLLGHYLLEHGAKDPKRTVISSIVSSPMLGAIALAHGAHWEHVLTGFKWIANRAMELEKDGYRFVFGYEEALGYTVGSLVRDKDGVSAALLTAEMTAWCKAHGRSLIDELELMSRRYGLFLSRQVSVTMKGADGAQKIARIMDGARANPPETLGTHAVLAMQDLARGERRVRGGTVEKLALPPSNVIAFELDGGHRVMLRPSGTEPKIKYYFDLREVMGEKEPVHSARARGERMLESLVEAFLAYVGPLAG; translated from the coding sequence GTGACGACCGACGATCTCCGCGCGCGTGCTCAGGCCTGGATCGCAGACGACCCCGACACCGCGATGCGCGACGAGCTGAGCGCGCTGATGATCGCGGGGGACTGGAAGGAGATCGCCGATCGGTTCGCGGGGCGCCTCGAATTCGGCACCGCGGGGCTGCGCGGCGTGCTCGGCGCGGGCCCGAACCGCATGAACCGCGCGGTGGTGCGCGCCGCGAGCGCGGGGCTCTGCGCGTACCTCGAGCAGACGACGAGCGACGCGAAGGAGCGCGGGATCACGATCGGCTACGACGGCCGGCGCCTCAGCCTCGAGCTCGCGCGCGAGACGGTCGAGGTCGCGACGGCGCGCGGCTTCCGGGTGCACCTCTTCGAGAGCGTCGAGCCCACGCCGGTCCTCGCCTTCGCGTGCAAGCGCATGAACGCGGCCGCGGGCGTGATGGTCACTGCGAGCCACAACCCGCCCGAGTACAACGGCTACAAGGTCTACTGGGGCAACGGCGCGCAGATCGTCCCGCCGCACGACGTGGGCATCGCCGCGGCGATCGACGCGGTCGGCCCGCTGATGAACGTGCCGCTGCTGCCCTTCGAGCAGGCGAAGGCGAACGGCCTCGTCACGATGCTCGGGAAGGATCTCGAGGACGAGTACCACACCGAGATCCAGAAGCTCCTCGTCGCGCCGACGACCCCGCGCGATCTGCGCATCGCGTACACCGCCCTGCACGGTGTCGGTGATCGCCACGTGCGCCGCGCGCTCGCGACCGCGGGGTTCACGAGCGTGCACAGTGTCGCGTCGCAGGCCGAGCCCGACGGCGCGTTCCCCACGGTGCGTTTCCCGAACCCCGAGGAGCAGGGCGCGATGGACGCGGTGCTCGAGCTCGCGCGCGAGGTCGACGCCGAGGTCGTGCTCGCGAACGATCCCGACGCGGATCGCCTGGCGGTCGCGGTGCGCACCGCGCCCGGCTCGTACGTGCAGCTCACGGGCAACGAGGTCGGGTGTCTGCTCGGCCACTACCTGCTCGAGCACGGCGCGAAGGATCCGAAGCGCACGGTGATCAGCTCGATCGTGAGCTCGCCGATGCTCGGCGCGATCGCGCTGGCGCACGGCGCGCACTGGGAGCACGTGCTCACGGGCTTCAAGTGGATCGCGAACCGCGCGATGGAGCTCGAGAAGGACGGCTATCGGTTCGTCTTCGGCTACGAGGAAGCGCTCGGCTACACCGTCGGCTCGCTGGTGCGCGACAAGGACGGCGTGAGCGCGGCGCTGCTCACGGCGGAGATGACGGCGTGGTGCAAGGCGCACGGTCGCTCGCTGATCGACGAGCTCGAGCTGATGTCGCGGCGCTACGGGCTCTTCCTGAGCCGCCAGGTGTCGGTGACGATGAAGGGCGCGGACGGCGCGCAGAAGATCGCGCGCATCATGGACGGCGCGCGCGCGAACCCGCCCGAGACGCTCGGCACCCACGCGGTGCTGGCGATGCAGGATCTCGCGCGAGGTGAGCGGCGGGTGCGCGGCGGGACGGTCGAGAAGCTCGCACTTCCGCCGAGCAACGTGATCGCGTTCGAGCTCGACGGCGGGCACCGCGTGATGCTGCGCCCCAGCGGGACCGAGCCGAAGATCAAGTACTACTTCGATCTCCGCGAGGTCATGGGCGAGAAGGAGCCGGTGCACTCGGCGCGCGCGCGCGGCGAGCGCATGCTCGAGTCGCTCGTCGAGGCGTTCCTCGCGTACGTCGGGCCCCTCGCGGGCTGA
- a CDS encoding serine/threonine-protein kinase, with protein MTAAPASLLRDLSGRRLGRYEVLVQLASGGMATVYVARAQGVAGFERLVAIKVLHPHLAHDEEFISMFLDEARLAARIRHPNVVPTLDISDTEGDGYFLVMEYIEGDHLGALLREAARAHTPIPPSIAARLVIDALEGLGAAHTLTDQDGHALGIVHRDVSPHNVLIGSDGVARITDFGVAKAEVRLSSTRDGQFKGKLSYMAPEQASSGRADQRSDLFSMGIVLWETLTGRRLFRADNNGELLNRLLNEAIVPPSTYVPEAAAFDAICARALERDSDARFQTADEFVQAIEDAAVACGGVASPRAVGRLVRELLGPKIDAQNARIRAATDTLGRAEMRGGLLPLPGPGGSQPSQPSSNRPASLTPSAVRPIVLDAGEMTMGAKPSTLASEVSGEQPAPRRSRSMAWVVALLVLLVIGGVGAAFALGLVGGVPAVTATPVVATPPSSVSVPPVAEPAAPAAIAPEVTAPAVADTAPEPTSAEPAVAAEPARSDEASSSERRESESAREARRRRRAEAEAAAAAPSDDEDDGDLIVNPYRR; from the coding sequence ATGACGGCTGCGCCCGCCTCGCTGCTGCGAGATCTCAGTGGCCGACGGCTCGGTCGCTACGAAGTGCTCGTCCAGCTCGCCTCGGGCGGCATGGCGACGGTCTACGTCGCGCGTGCGCAGGGCGTCGCAGGCTTCGAGCGGCTCGTCGCGATCAAGGTGCTGCACCCGCATCTCGCGCACGACGAAGAGTTCATCTCGATGTTCCTCGACGAGGCGCGTCTCGCGGCGCGCATCCGTCATCCCAACGTCGTGCCGACCCTCGACATCTCCGACACCGAGGGCGACGGCTACTTCCTCGTGATGGAGTACATCGAGGGCGATCACCTCGGCGCGCTCCTCCGCGAGGCCGCGCGCGCGCACACGCCGATCCCACCGTCGATCGCGGCGCGCCTGGTGATCGATGCGCTCGAAGGGCTCGGCGCCGCGCACACGCTGACCGATCAGGACGGCCACGCGCTCGGGATCGTCCATCGCGACGTGTCTCCGCACAACGTGCTGATCGGGAGCGACGGCGTCGCGCGCATCACCGACTTCGGCGTCGCCAAGGCCGAGGTGCGCCTCAGCTCGACGCGCGACGGACAGTTCAAGGGCAAGCTCTCGTACATGGCGCCCGAGCAGGCCTCGAGCGGGCGCGCCGATCAGCGCAGCGATCTCTTCAGCATGGGCATCGTGCTGTGGGAGACGTTGACCGGGCGGAGGCTCTTCCGCGCCGACAACAACGGCGAGCTGCTCAATCGCCTGCTCAACGAGGCGATCGTTCCGCCCTCGACCTACGTGCCCGAGGCCGCGGCGTTCGACGCGATCTGCGCGCGTGCGCTGGAGCGCGACTCCGATGCGCGCTTCCAGACCGCCGACGAGTTCGTGCAGGCGATCGAGGACGCCGCGGTGGCGTGTGGTGGCGTCGCGAGCCCGCGCGCGGTCGGCCGCCTCGTGCGCGAGCTGCTCGGGCCGAAGATCGACGCGCAGAACGCGCGGATCCGCGCGGCGACCGACACGCTCGGTCGCGCCGAGATGCGCGGCGGTCTGCTCCCGCTGCCCGGGCCCGGTGGATCGCAGCCGAGCCAGCCGAGCAGCAACCGCCCTGCGTCGCTCACCCCGAGCGCGGTGCGCCCGATCGTGCTCGACGCGGGTGAGATGACGATGGGCGCGAAGCCCTCGACGCTCGCGAGCGAGGTGTCCGGCGAGCAGCCTGCGCCGCGGCGATCGCGATCGATGGCGTGGGTCGTCGCGCTGCTCGTGCTGCTGGTGATCGGTGGTGTGGGCGCGGCGTTCGCGCTGGGCCTCGTCGGCGGTGTGCCCGCGGTGACCGCGACGCCGGTGGTCGCGACGCCGCCTTCGAGCGTGAGCGTGCCGCCGGTCGCCGAGCCCGCAGCGCCCGCCGCGATCGCGCCCGAGGTGACCGCGCCGGCCGTGGCCGATACCGCGCCCGAGCCGACGAGCGCCGAGCCCGCCGTGGCGGCCGAGCCCGCGCGGTCCGACGAGGCATCGTCGTCCGAGCGCCGCGAGAGCGAGTCGGCGCGCGAGGCGCGTCGTCGTCGTCGCGCCGAGGCCGAGGCAGCCGCGGCGGCGCCGAGCGACGACGAGGACGATGGCGATCTGATCGTGAACCCCTACCG